One genomic window of Fusarium keratoplasticum isolate Fu6.1 chromosome 3, whole genome shotgun sequence includes the following:
- a CDS encoding PARP-type domain-containing protein: protein MGEYRIEVSPNNRAGCKDSECKKTKEKITKGMLRFGSWVSIEDHGSWAWKHWGCVSGQQLQNVRDLCEQGDGSFDCDAIDGYDELGDHPDLQEKVRRCVTQGFIDPEDFNGDPEKNKLGEKGIHLTAAQKRKREKDAAAAAAADDDEEDQPKPKKARKAKAVKAKKEEDEEEEVPAPAKPARGKKAAAKAKVKDETEDEAPAPAPAKKGRRTSAQKVKDEADEEEPAAAPAPAKKGRRASAQKVKDETDEEESAPAPAPAPAKRGRKAATKNTEEDDEAPAPAPTKGRKTASRKTKDEAEEKPAAVRRPRRTAAKKAPVADEDEDAAEEQEEDEKPAPKAKGRRGRPRKV from the exons ATGGGCGAATACCGTATTG AGGTATCCCCCAACAACCGCGCTGGTTGCAAGGACAGCGAGtgcaagaagaccaaggagaagatcacTAAGGGCATGCTCCGCTTTGGCAGCTGGGTCAGCATTGAAGATCATGGAAGCTGGGCGTGGAAGCATTG GGGATGTGTCTCCGGTCAACAGCTGCAGAACGTCCGCGATCTCTGCGAGCAGGGCGATGGTAGTTTTGATTGCGATGCTATCGACGGCTACGATGAGCTTGG GGACCATCCTGACCTGCAGGAAAAGGTTCGACGCTGCGTCACCCAGGGATTCATTGATCCCGAAGACTTCAATGGA GATCCCGAGAAGAACAAGCTcggcgagaagggcatcCATCTGACGGCTGCtcaaaagagaaagagggagaaggatgctgctgctgccgct GCtgctgacgacgatgaggaggaccaGCCCAAGCCTAAGAAGGCacgcaaggccaaggccgtcaaggctaagaaggaggaggatgaagaggaggaggtgccCGCTCCTGCTAAGCCTGCCCGTGGCAAGAAGGCCGCTGCtaaggccaaggtcaaggatgagacTGAGGACGAGGCACCTGCCCCCGCTCCCGCTAAGAAGGGACGCCGGACTTCAGCCcagaaggtcaaggatgaggctgatgaagaggagcctgccgctgctcctgctcccgCTAAGAAGGGACGCCGAGCTTCGGCCCAGAAAGTCAAGGACGAGACTGATGAAGAGGAgtctgctcctgctcctgctcctgcccCTGCCAAGAGAGGGCGAAAGGCCGCCACCAAGAACactgaggaggacgatgaggctCCTGCCCCGGCTCCCACTAAGGGGCGCAAGACTGCTTCTCGGAAGACGaaggatgaagctgaagagaagCCTGCCGCAGTCAGAAGACCACGCAGGACCGCCGCCAAGAAAGCCCCTGTtgccgatgaggatgaagacgctGCTGAAGAacaggaggaagacgagaagcctgctcccaaggccaagggccgTCGTGGACGCCCTCGCAAGGTTTGA